In Halichondria panicea chromosome 13, odHalPani1.1, whole genome shotgun sequence, one genomic interval encodes:
- the LOC135345997 gene encoding ephrin type-B receptor 2-like, with the protein MDMEELIQVVVLILVTTPLSKAQTSETSTGDESPDVVLPAIICTIVAVVFITVAVLGIIACCCYWRRKRRVMKPNIEAVKVVGNEETETETVVSASNVLSEQPSADLGTVSPVENTDNGYEMITSHDQGPLSQGPLTKKEVDNGYSVLGGPKTVVSKPVDNHAYFILEYINTGSVVPDYEHEYDQPFFEPSTQEEELVCQISELSVPCIPASDVELQEVLGSGQFGTVHKGVWVHKEDGTEVSSEVAVKSMTDGATEEDKVKFLQEAAIMGQFNQANILRIRAFIMDGDALKLVVDLMQNGDLLKHLASLKQSPSYTELSPCEQKQLLMSFSRQIVYGLGYLSFKAYVHRDLAARNVLVAEDGTCKIADFGLSRDLNKENYYKSQGGKVPVKWTAPEAINYRKYSCASDVWSYGCVLYEIWSMGQKPFIHLTNLETIKAISSGYRLPPPPGCPKPIYEFMINCWHPDPDSRPTALDICTTLQRPDYVFLKWQGNETTIYSEETRTLGEALEKGRCMHMDLQKKYLQPEQDN; encoded by the exons atgGACATGGAGGAACTTATTCAAGTTGTAGTGTTGATCCTTGTGACTACACCACTATCAAAAGCACAGACATCTGAGACAT ctactGGAGATGAAAGTCCAGACGTCGTCCTCCCAGCTATAATCTGCACGATAGTTGCTGTAGTATTTATTACAGTGGCAGTGCTGGGAATCATTGCCTGTTGTTGCTATTGGAGACGCAAACGCAGGGTGATGAAACCCAACATTGAAGCCGTGAAAGTGGTCGGAAATGAAGAGACAGAAACTGAAACAGTTGTCAGTGCGTCCAATGTCTTGTCAGAG CAACCCAGTGCTGATTTAGGCACCGTATCACCGGTTGAAAACACTGACAATGGCTATGAGATGATAACGTCTCATGATCAGGGACCATTGTCTCAGGGACCATTGACTAAAAAGGAGGTGGATAATGGATACAGTGTATTGGGAGGCCCGAAAACGGTCGTATCAAAGCCAGTTGACAACCATGCCTACTTCATATTGGAGT ATATCAACACTGGTAGCGTGGTACCTGATTATGAACACGAGTATGATCAACCTTTCTTTGAGCCATCCACACAAGAGGAGGAGCTTGTTTGTCAGATTTCTGAGCTCAGTGTTCCTTGCATCCCTGCAAGTGATGTGGA ACTCCAAGAAGTGTTGGGAAGTGGACAATTTGGCACTGTACACAAAGGGGTGTGGGTTCACAAAGAGGACGGGACTGAAGTCTCTAGTGAGGTAGCTGTGAAGTCTATGACAGATGGGGCTACTGAGGAAGACAAAGTCAAATTCCTACAGGAGGCTGCCATTATGGGCCAGTTTAATCAGGCCAACATTCTGCGGATACGAGCATTTATTATGGATGGGGATGCT TTGAAGCTTGTCGTGGATCTAATGCAAAATGGGGATCTTCTGAAGCACCTGGCATCTCTCAAACAATC TCCCTCCTATACTGAGCTGTCTCCGTGTGAACAGAAGCAACTGCTCATGAGTTTCAGCAGGCAGATTGTGTACGGGCTGGGTTACCTCTCATTCAAAGCCTACGTTCACAGGGACCTAGCAGCTAGGAATGTGTTGGTTGCGGAAGATGGTACTTGCaag ATTGCTGACTTTGGATTGTCTCGTGACCTCAATAAAGAAAATTACTATAAGTCTCAAGGAGGCAAGGTCCCTGTAAAATGGACTGCCCCTGAGGCTATTAACTATCGCAAGTACTCATGTGCCAGTGACGTCTGGAGCTATGGCTGTGTGCTGTATGAAATATGGTCGATGGGACAGAAACCGTTCATTCACCTCACAAATTTAGAG ACCATAAAAGCGATATCGAGTGGCTACAGACTTCCTCCACCACCTGGTTGCCCCAAACCCATCTACGAGTTCATGATCAATTGCTG GCATCCTGATCCAGATTCCAGACCAACAGCTCTCGACATTTGCACAACGCTGCAAAGGCCGGACTATGTGTTTCTGAAATGGCAGGGCAACGAGACCACCATCTACAGTGAGGAGACTCGAACACTGGGAGAAGCACTGGAGAAAGGTCGCTGTATGCACATGGACCTGCAGAAGAAGTACCTACAGCCAGAACAGGATAACTAA
- the LOC135346443 gene encoding uncharacterized protein LOC135346443, producing MPMYALATVPIIKRLHSLSEDIDQVWYADDAAAGKIVRLQEWWTNLSTLGPKFGYFPNPQKTWLVTKEKHLSSATTLFANTGVQVTSEGRPYLGAALGTEEFVTSHVQDKVGMWSKVLDKLTVVAETQPHAAHAAFTHGLSNKWSYLTRTIQGIGNLLEPLESTIRMKLLPTLTGQPPPSDEMRDLLALPARLGGIAISNPTAVAEAEFSASTKVAGPLKNTILQQSFEYATEVAEAQVKARNEVRRSNREHCKHTADTLKQSLSTTLKRSMDLAQEKGASNWLTSLPIQEFGFALHKGAFRDALSLRYSWQPSGVPSSCACGKQFSVDHALSYPKGGFTITRHNEIRDLTANLLTEICSDVCVEPELQPVSGEELIGLSANVQDGARLDIACNGFWGGRFERTYLDVRVFNPHAKSNQHTNCYRKHELEKKRQYEQRVRDIEHASFTPLVMSATGGMANQATVFYKRLASNLAIKSNESYSRTLSWLRSRITFSLLRSAIQCIRGSRSSRGQPARSQNHPSADLANSELNFNE from the coding sequence ATGCCCATGTACGCATTGGCTACAGTACCCATCATCAAGAGATTACATTCCCTCTCCGAAGACATTGATCAGGTGTGGTATGCGGATGACGCCGCTGCAGGGAAAATTGTCAGATTACAGGAATGGTGGACCAATCTTTCTACACTAGGTCCCAAGTTTGGATACTTTCCAAACCCCCAAAAAACATGGCTTGTCACCAAAGAGAAGCACCTTTCCTCAGCTACAACCCTCTTTGCTAACACTGGAGTGCAAGTCACCTCGGAGGGCAGACCATACCTAGGGGCCGCACTTGGCACTGAAGAATTTGTCACCTCACACGTGCAAGACAAAGTTGGAATGTGGTCTAAGGTTCTGGATAAGCTAACTGTGGTCGCAGAaacacaaccacatgctgctCATGCTGCTTTCACTCACGGTCTCTCCAACAAATGGTCATACCTCACACGTACCATCCAAGGCATTGGAAACCTCCTAGAACCGCTGGAATCAACAATCAGAATGAAACTTTTACCCACCCTGACGGGTCAACCACCCCCATCCGACGAAATGCGTGACCTCCTAGCCCTACCAGCGAGATTGGGCGGTATAGCAATAAGCAACCCCACTGCTGTGGCTGAGGCAGAATTCTCCGCTTCCACCAAAGTTGCTGGCCCCCTTAAGAACACCATCCTCCAACAAAGCTTCGAGTATGCCACAGAAGTAGCCGAGGCTCAAGTGAAAGCCAGGAATGAGGTCCGCCGATCAAATCGGGAACACTGTAAACATACAGCGGACACCCTGAAGCAATCCCTTTCTACCACTCTAAAAAGATCTATGGACTTAGCACAAGAGAAAGGCGCTTCTAACTGGCTCACCTCCCTCCCCATCCAAGAATTTGGATTTGCCTTACATAAAGGAGCTTTTCGAGATGCCCTCTCACTTCGCTACAGTTGGCAACCATCAGGAGTCCCCTCATCTTGTGCATGCGGCAAACAATTCTCAGTCGATCACGCTCTGTCATACCCTAAGGGCGGTTTCACCATCACCAGGCACAATGAAATAAGGGATTTAACGGCCAACCTACTCACTGAAATTTGCAGTGACGTCTGTGTAGAGCCTGAACTACAACCTGTAAGTGGTGAAGAACTAATCGGGCTGTCAGCAAATGTCCAAGACGGTGCCAGATTAGACATTGCGTGTAATGGCTTCTGGGGTGGGCGCTTTGAACGTACATATCTAGATGTACGAGTGTTTAATCCCCATGCAAAATCAAACCAACACACCAACTGCTACAGGAAGCATGAACTTGAAAAGAAAAGACAATACGAACAACGCGTCAGAGATATCGAACACGCCTCATTCACTCCTTTGGTGATGTCAGCCACAGGTGGTATGGCCAACCAGGCCACTGTGTTCTACAAAAGGCTTGCCTCAAACTTGGCAATCAAATCTAATGAAAGCTACAGTAGAACACTGTCCTGGCTAAGGAGCAGAATTACATTCTCTCTCCTACGCTCTGCCATTCAGTGCATCAGAGGATCCCGCTCCAGTCGTGGACAGCCAGCCAGGTCCCAGAATCACCCCTCAGCGGACCTGGCCAACTCGGAACTAAACTTCAATGAATAA
- the LOC135346479 gene encoding piggyBac transposable element-derived protein 4-like has product MVDGMAPTPKRRKLARDNGLQKAKSTGRYPVFGGVVGPVDQLDPSVTPCLDFVKLLWPDSLCEYIAKQTNLYARQCGAKGWSATNSAELWVFLGIVLEMGIHRLPEITDYWSKDPLLGVQSVSNVMSLKRFQSLWRYLHCEDNTSITDARKVTSKLKTVLETLKANYFMRYNPSQELSVDEMMIQYKGRKSGKIHMPKKPVKLAFKVWCCSCSCCGYLCVFDVYSGKLTDSSGKKIAVKGLVKNVVHRLLTPFYGHQHVVYMDNFYTSGPLIEELAKQNVFTVGTILKNAAGFPASLKDVVLDKGDYTSMTVGDISYSMFNDRRVVSFATNVFPDHMPHTVMRMHKDGTLRSQSAPPCLPAYNMYMGGVDNTGRMRKTYGYDRKCRRYWFRIFFQFLDVSVNNAYILYRHNCVRVGSKAMPLKGFRLELIHSLLGVPRTRSSASGLASLNIVFPPSQGARVSANSVGVSRGRCQVCVREKIPSREQQHTAMACPHCRIRICKGHSVIGHTCAS; this is encoded by the coding sequence atggtcgatggcatggctccgactcccaaacggaggaagctggcgagggacaatggactccaaaaagctaaatccacaggaagataccccgtctttggcggtgtggtcggtcctgtcgatcaacttgatccgtctgtaactccatgcctagattttgttaagttactttggcctgatagtttgtgtgagtacatagccaaacagaccaacctgtacgctaggcagtgtggtgctaagggttggtcagctacaaacagtgccgaattgtgggtgtttttggggattgtactagagatgggcattcataggctccctgaaattacggactactggtccaaggatccccttttaggtgtacaatctgtgagcaatgtaatgtcgctcaaaaggttccaaagtttatggcggtatctgcactgtgaggacaatacgtccatcactgatgcacgtaaggtaactagcaagctaaaaactgttttagagactcttaaagccaactacttcatgaggtataatcccagtcaggagctttccgttgatgagatgatgatacagtacaagggtcgtaaaagcgggaaaattcatatgcccaagaagcctgttaaactggcattcaaggtatggtgctgctcatgttcatgctgtgggtatctctgtgtgtttgatgtatacagtggtaagctcaccgattcctctgggaaaaagatagctgtgaaagggcttgtgaaaaatgtagtccatcgtttactcactcctttttatggtcatcagcatgttgtgtacatggacaacttttacacgtccggtccattgatagaagagttggctaagcaaaatgtgtttactgtcggcacaattttgaagaatgctgctggtttcccagcaagtcttaaggatgtggtactcgacaaaggtgactatacgtccatgactgttggtgatatttcttactctatgtttaacgaccgtagagttgtgtcctttgcaacaaatgtgttccctgaccatatgccccacactgtaatgcgaatgcacaaagacggtaccctacgctctcagagtgcccccccctgtctccctgcatataacatgtacatgggaggagttgacaatacagggcgtatgaggaaaacctatgggtacgatagaaagtgtcggcggtattggttcaggattttctttcaattccttgacgttagtgtgaataatgcatacattctatacaggcacaactgtgtcagggtgggttcaaaggccatgcctttgaaagggtttcgattggaactaattcatagtctattgggtgtgccacgtactcgtagcagtgcctcaggtctggccagtctaaatatcgttttccccccatcacagggcgcacgtgtgagtgcaaatagtgtcggagtgtctcgtgggcgctgtcaagtgtgtgttcgggagaagatccctagcagagagcagcaacacactgcaatggcatgtccccactgtcgcataagaatatgcaaaggacactctgttatcggacacacatgtgctagctaa